In the Mytilus trossulus isolate FHL-02 chromosome 1, PNRI_Mtr1.1.1.hap1, whole genome shotgun sequence genome, one interval contains:
- the LOC134697284 gene encoding peptidase inhibitor 16-like yields MSSQNDDVKSDAKFGMMILVVKHLNGQEGVALNIDGLPDLFLEKPGENLAFMTNQYPIEEQIETVMKDMYDEINDYYYNDQNNCGSSCHYTQIVWANTTKVGCGMYVCDLLSNVYRNAWHFVCFYSPRANFCLPPCYPFLRNGRPCSQCKTGQFCRSGLCSDRNSISDGVTPNVPAASVTSPEIISNQNANGIDSSEATVGRDNVNPKTPNTVIDNNRAETDGPDNIEINSETTLGPTGTTECEDNDAVCPFWANGGQCEGWRLEFCKLSCNRC; encoded by the exons ATGTCCAGTCAGAATGatgacgttaaatccgatgccaa GTTTGGGATGATGATCTTAGTCGTGAAGCATTTGAATGGGCAAGAGGGTGTCGCTTTGAACATAGACGGGCTACCGGATCTCTTTTTGGAAAAACCTGGTGAAAACCTTGCATTTATGACAAATCAGTACCCAATAGAAGAACAAATCGAGACCGTTATGAAGGACATGTACGATGAAATAAACGATTATTATTACAACGACCAGAATAACTGTGGTTCCTCATGTCATTACACACAG ATAGTTTGGGCTAATACTACCAAAGTAGGATGTGGTATGTATGTTTGTGATTTGTTGAGTAATGTCTACAGGAATGCCTGgcattttgtgtgtttttacTCTCCAAG GGCTAACTTTTGTCTCCCTCCTTGTTATCCATTTCTGCGGAATGGACGTCCTTGTTCCCAGTGTAAAACAGGACAATTCTGTAGAAGTGGGTTATGTTCTGACAGAAATAGTATATCTGACGGTGTTACTCCAAATGTTCCGGCTGCTAGTGTTACTTCCCCTGAAATTATCTCAAACCAAAATGCCAATGGTATAGATTCATCTGAAGCAACCGTAGGTAGAGACAATGTAAATCCTAAGACACCCAACACGGTGATAGATAACAATCGAGCAGAAACTGATGGTCCGGATAATATTGAGATCAATTCTGAAACTACACTTGGACCTACTGGTACAACTGAATGTGAAGATAATGATGCAGTGTGTCCATTTTGGGCGAATGGTGGACAATGTGAAGGGTGGCGGTTAGAATTTTGTAAACTCTCATGCAATAGATGTTAA
- the LOC134710494 gene encoding uncharacterized protein LOC134710494 isoform X2 has translation MENNKTNYYVDNCFDMELISKSGKLLGKGQVNIEHSFMYAKFCDKSHKKNFGFSRPRKLLVFINPISGRKKGLKIYRQQMAPICKLCGIECSVIVTNRRGQALEILDNYDLSSIDGIVTVGGDGIFSECVNGLLRRHQAEHNVDIHDTHSRLQPCNIPLGVIPAGSGNVLLELLHGNKDVQTAVLRIILGDVTRTNVAGVHQGGVLSVYACLILGFGLCGRMVRDCEKTRWMGPRRYSIAPLKALLTRKMYDVEVSLLKKDNESFIKQSNRIVTRTKSYDVRMGKSSVRKQRQHLVINRSKSLDINENSKCHAIERGRVSLKRSVFSNVSATSQTRRNSVFKASNRVGSNHEVRVSYKHKNTVSDINNKPINSVQSSVHVDRSIKRTYSGQNHLLRTNARVDKVYLNSPNRGRNTHITNGLYSDPESCDDISNFLPDDDKENYVIRDRVYSIDTWIPTLTDISDHCHPVFGDSKITAHCVKECSFGDHLKHLLKVNERVAYCFKFDFVHALRGRGYRVRIFDTGDSRHRRKYYINYDGDSLLLKSSEFDVRLHRNIIKLFGTKEEDDISSNVKT, from the exons gttTCTCTCGTCCAAGAAAGCTTCTAGTTTTCATCAATCCCATCAGTGGTAGGAAGAAGGGTTTAAAAATTTACCGACAACAGATGGCACCTATTTGCAAGCTTTGTGGAATAGAATGCAGTGTGATAG ttACTAACAGACGTGGTCAAGCGCTTGAAATCCTAGACAACTACGATCTGAGTAGTATAGACGG TATTGTAACTGTTGGTGGAGATGGGATTTTTTCTGAATGTGTAAATGGACTTCTTCGTCGACATCAAGCCGAACATAATGTAGATATCCACGACACACACAGTCGTCTGCAGCCATGTAATATACCACTTGGAGTGATACCAGCTGGTTCAGGAAATGTTTTATTAGAGCTATTGCATGGCAATAAAGACGTACAAACTGCAGTTTTAAGGATAATTTTAG GCGATGTGACGCGTACAAACGTAGCAGGAGTACATCAGGGTGGGGTTCTGTCTGTTTACGCCTGTTTAATATTAGGATTTGGACTGTGTGGACGTATGGTAAGGGACTGCGAAAAAACAAGATGGATGGGACCTAGACGTTACTCAa TTGCTCCATTGAAAGCCTTGCTTACACGAAAAATGTACGATGTAGAAGTTAGTCTGTTGAAGAAAGACAATGAATCCTTTATCAAACAATCAAACAGGATTGTAACAAGGACAAAATCTTATGATGTTCGAATGGGGAAATCTTCTGTTAGAAAACAGAGGCAACATTTAGTTATAAACCGGAGTAAATCTTTAGACattaatgaaaattcaaaatgtcatgCCATTGAAAGAGGAAGAGTCTCTTTAAAAAGGAGCGTGTTTTCTAACGTGTCCGCTACCTCACAGACTAGAAGAAATAGTGTATTTAAAGCGTCCAACAGAGTTGGCTCGAATCATGAAGTGAGAGTGTCGtacaaacacaaaaatactgtatCAGACATAAATAATAAGCCAATAAACTCTGTCCAAAGTTCAGTACACGTTGATCGAAGTATCAAAAGGACTTACTCTGGCCAGAACCACTTGTTACGAACGAATGCACGTGTAGATAAAGTTTATCTAAATTCCCCAAACCGCGGAAGAAATACACACATCACAAACGGACTTTATTCTGATCCGGAATCCTGTGATGATATCTCAAACTTTTTACCTGATGATGATAAAG aaaACTATGTGATTCGGGACCGTGTTTACAGTATCGATACTTGGATTCCAACGTTAACGGATATCAGCGACCATTGTCATCCAGTGTTTGGTGACTCTAAAATTACAGCGCACTGTGTCAAAGAATGCTCATTCGGTgatcatttaaaacatttattgaaagTGAACGAAAGAGTCGCATATTGT tttaaatttgattttgtcCATGCACTCAGAGGAAGAGGATATAGAGTACGAATATTTGACACTGGGGATTCAAGACATCGTAGGAAATACTACATTAACTATGATGGTGATTCTCTTTTATTGAAGTCTTCTGAATTTGACGTCAG gttgcatagaaatattattaaactTTTTGGAACGAAAGAAGAGGATGACATTTCAAGTAATGTTAAAACCTGA